In the Mya arenaria isolate MELC-2E11 chromosome 11, ASM2691426v1 genome, one interval contains:
- the LOC128208479 gene encoding uncharacterized protein LOC128208479: MANCHIPQRYQAPNSPGSVNNDLVTMLIKRLDSMDSKLARLDSIQSSVNAINTRIQSMDTKINDLESKVRDIERSREFDSQTLSEISKQHKDLDSFTQKMEKFEEEHRVTENTLKSEILDLKCRSMRDNLLFHKIPEEKDEICEQKILQFIQEKLKIDNATEVIRLQRAHRIGPYQGDKTRPIVAKFSDFPDREKVRRAAKELKGTQYGISEQFPKQVVEQRRKLVPIMLQARKDGKEAFIKVDKLFINNHLYRGPC; the protein is encoded by the coding sequence ATggcgaattgtcacattccacaGAGGTATCAGGCGCCCAATTCACCAGGGTCAGTGAACAACGACCTAGTTACTATGCTAATTAAGCGATTAGATAGTATGGATAGTAAACTTGCTCGCCTAGATTCCATACAGTCTAGTGTAAACGCTATAAATACCAGAATACAAAGCATGGATACAAAGATCAATGATCTTGAGAGCAAGGTGCGTGACATCGAGCGGAGTCGCGAATTTGACAGCCAAACCTTATCCGAAATAAGTAAACAACATAAAGACTTAGACAGCTTTACCCAAAAAATGGAAAAGTTTGAAGAGGAGCATAGGGTAACAGAGAATACCCTGAAATCTGAGATATTAGATCTCAAATGCCGCAGTATGCGTGACAATTTATTGTTCCACAAAATTCCTGAGGAAAAAGATGAAATCTGCGAGCAAAAGATACTACAGTTTATTCAAGAAAAGCTAAAAATAGACAATGCTACAGAAGTAATACGTCTGCAGAGAGCGCATCGGATCGGTCCCTACCAAGGCGATAAGACCCGGCCGATTGTGGCCAAGTTCTCCGACTTCCCTGATCGTGAGAAAGTTCGTCGGGCGGCGAAGGAACTAAAGGGAACACAGTACGGGATCTCGGAACAGTTTCCTAAGCAGGTTGTGGAGCAGCGCCGGAAACTGGTTCCCATCATGCTCCAGGCCCGGAAGGACGGCAAAGAGGCTTTTATTAAGGTCGATAAGCTGTTTATCAACAACCATCTCTACCGCGGACCCTGTTAG